The Prevotella fusca JCM 17724 genome includes a window with the following:
- the ftsY gene encoding signal recognition particle-docking protein FtsY, producing the protein MGLFGLFGKKKKETLDKGLEKTKQNVFSKLARAVAGKSKVDDEVLDDLEEILVTSDVGVDTTIKIIRRIEERVARDKYVSTSELNDILKSEITALLTENNTGDNGEWTLPEGAHPYVILVVGVNGVGKTTTIGKLAWQFKQAGKKVYLGAADTFRAAAVEQIQIWGDRVGVPVVKQQMGADPASVAFDTLQSAKANGADVVIIDTAGRLHNKVGLMNELKKIKDVMKKVVPEAPHEVLLVLDGSTGQNAFEQARQFAAVTQITSLAITKLDGTAKGGVVIGISDQLKVPVKYIGLGEGMEDLQLFDKVQFVDSLFK; encoded by the coding sequence ATGGGATTATTCGGTTTATTCGGAAAAAAGAAGAAGGAAACGCTTGACAAGGGTCTTGAGAAGACAAAGCAGAATGTCTTTTCAAAACTGGCACGCGCAGTGGCTGGAAAGTCAAAAGTTGATGATGAGGTTTTGGATGACCTTGAAGAAATTCTCGTTACATCTGACGTGGGTGTAGATACAACCATCAAGATTATCCGCCGTATTGAAGAACGTGTTGCACGTGACAAGTATGTGTCGACAAGCGAACTGAATGATATTCTCAAGAGTGAGATTACGGCATTGCTCACCGAAAACAACACGGGTGACAATGGTGAATGGACGCTGCCAGAGGGAGCACATCCGTATGTAATTCTCGTTGTTGGTGTCAATGGTGTGGGAAAGACCACAACTATCGGCAAGCTCGCCTGGCAGTTCAAGCAGGCTGGCAAGAAAGTTTATCTTGGTGCTGCCGATACCTTCCGTGCCGCAGCTGTCGAGCAGATTCAGATATGGGGTGACCGTGTCGGTGTACCTGTCGTAAAGCAGCAGATGGGTGCTGACCCCGCAAGCGTGGCTTTTGATACGTTGCAGAGTGCCAAGGCAAATGGTGCAGATGTTGTGATTATTGATACAGCGGGTCGTCTGCATAATAAGGTAGGCTTGATGAACGAGCTGAAGAAAATCAAGGATGTAATGAAGAAAGTTGTCCCAGAGGCTCCGCATGAAGTTCTGTTGGTTCTTGACGGAAGTACAGGGCAGAACGCCTTTGAGCAGGCACGCCAGTTTGCTGCCGTGACACAGATTACTTCGCTTGCCATCACGAAACTTGACGGAACGGCAAAGGGTGGCGTTGTGATAGGTATCAGTGACCAGTTGAAAGTTCCTGTCAAGTATATCGGATTGGGAGAAGGAATGGAAGACCTGCAGCTCTTTGATAAGGTGCAGTTTGTTGATAGTCTGTTCAAGTAG